The genomic interval CGAGCACGATGCGGTCGGCGTGCTCGGCCAACCGTGGCACCAGCCGCGGGGGGAACGGCGCCACGCGCTCGATGAACCTGGTGAACACCATCGTCGTGTCGAGGTGGACCCCGCCGAACCGGTCTGCCAGGTCCAGGAACGCGTCGTACTCGGGCAGACCCATGTGCGCCACGATGACGGTCAGGTCCGGATGCGCCTCGAGCACCTCGATGAACACGGACGGGCCGGTGTGGGCACCCGGCTGAGGACCGGATCCGGCGTGGACGACAACGGGTGCGCCCGCGTCGGACAGTCGGCGCCACACGGGTCGCAGCACCTTCGCGCGCGGGTCGAAGCCGCCGACCTGCAGGTGCACCTTCCACAGCCGGGCACCGGCCTCGAGCGCGTCAGCGACGTACGCGTCGACGTCCGGCTCGGCGTGGAACGTCGCGCAGTGCACCGCGTCGGGCACCTTCGCGGCGAAATCGGCGAGCCACCCGTTGAGCCACGCGGCCATGCCCGGTCGGTGCGCGTAGGCCAGCGCCCCGAAGCGGCGGACGCCGAGCGCGCGCAACCTGGCGACGCGCGCGGACTCGTCTCCCCGGTAGCGGATCGCCCACGGCGCGCCATGGACGTCGACGCCGTCGAAGAACGCCCAGACCTTGCGCAGCACCCGCTCCGGCATGAAGTGGACGTGCAGGTCGATCGCGCCCGGCAGGCCCAGCGCACGCCAGAATGCGGGCACGCCCGCATCATCATGCGGCCCGGTGGCCGGTGCACCGCTGACAGCGGCGGACGGGCCGCCGCCGCTCACGCCGCGTCGGGGAACGGACCCGCGCGGGACAGCAGGCCGGGCACCGTGGTTCCAAGCTGTTCGCCGACCCACTCGGCGACGGCGCTGACGTCGGTCAGGTGCAGACCGTGGACCACGCCCATGCGGTCGAGCAGGTAGATCAGATCCTCCGTGGCGATGTTGCCGGTGGCCGCGGGCGCGAACGGGCACCCGCCGATGCCCCCGACGCTCGCGTCGAGCGCCCCGACGCCCGCGTCCAGCGCCGCCACGACGTTGGCGAACCCCGTGTTGCGCGTGTTGTGGAAGTGGCAGCGCAGATCGGTCCCGCCCACCCGCTCGGTGACCCGTCCGATCAGGTCGGTGACCTGCGGCGGCACGGCCACCCCGATGGTGTCGGCCAGTGCGATCTCGTCGGGACCGCTGTCGGCGACACGGGCCGCGATGGCAGCAACGCGACCGGGATCGACCTCGCCCTCGAACGGGCACCCGAACGAGGCGGACAGCGTGACGCTGGTCCGGACCCCCGCCGTGATGGCGCGCGCGGCGATGCGTTCCCACGACGCCAGCATGTCGTCGACGCCGACACCCTGGTTGCGGCGGCTGAACGTCTCGGTCGCCACGACGACCACGTTGACCTCGTCGACCTGCGCCTGCAGGGCGCGGTCGAGGCCGCGGTCGTTCAGCACGAGTCCGATGTAGGAGGCTCCGCGGTCACGGGGCACGGCCGCCATCACGTCCTCGGCGTCGGCCATCTGGGGGACGTGCTTCGGGTGAACGAAGCTCGTCGCCTCGATGCGATGAGCACCCGCGTCGAGCATCCGTTCGATCAGTGACACCTTGGTCGCCGTGTCGAGCATGGTGTCGGTGTTCTGCAGGCCGTCCCGCGGACCGACCTCGACGATCTCGATCTGCCTCATTGCCGCCACTCTCCAGCCGCGCTGGTCGTCCACCATACGCATGTGCGTCCCGGGAGTACGCCGAGTCGCGCACCACGCCGACGACGGCGACGCCGGTCGCCCATCCGGGTGTGGGCGGCCGGCGTCGCTGGGTGGTGCGCACCGTGCTCACAGCGCGGCAGCGCGGCGACGAGGGGCACGCATGCGGGAGCGCATGTTCGGGCGCCATCGTCGAGGTCCAGGCTCCCGGCGCCGTTCAGGACGCCGGTCTCGTGCACGGGCACGCGCCGCGTGCTCCATGCGGTACAGGGTCAGGTGCGTGTCGGGATGCATGCTGCGTCTCCCCTCCGCCGCCTCGTTGCGGCGGATCGTGTCGGTGGTGCCCGCAGGGGCCGATGACGGCCGTCGCACACACGCAGCTCCACGTACCGAGGGATCTCGGTGGAGACGAAGTAGGCGGCGGCCGCAGCCACCGCCTGTCAGGTATCGACTGATCGAAGGGATCAGTCGGGACGGGCCGATGGCTCAGGGGCGGAACGCGGGCGCACTCCAGCCACCTGCACGGCAAAGAGGTCAGCGATTGCTGCCATGACGTTCCTCCTCCCGGTCACATCGACTCGCCGGTGCCGCCTGGTTGGCGGTCGCGCAACCCTACCGTGTGGTTGCGCTGATCGAAAGAGCTGCCAGGAACTTCGTTGATACATCGACGGGCCGGTGCGTCGGGCTCCGACTGCTGCCCACCCCGCTGAGTCTCGCCTTCGGTGGCTCTAGACGATCAACGCAACGATCAGCAGCACAGCGAGGCCGAGCACGAACGTGAACGTCAAGGACCCCTTTCGCGCTCCACCCGGATGCTTGGTCAGCTCAGGGATCAGATCCGCCGCGCTGATGTACAGGAAGTTGCCTGCAGCGAAGGGCAGCAGCCAGACGACCTGGACCCTGCCCGCCAGCGCATAGGCGAGGAGACCGCCGACGAGGAACGTCAGCGCCGAGGCGAAGTTGAACAGCAACGCCCGCGACCTGCTCCATCCGGCATGGACCAGGATCCCGAAGTCGCCCAGCTCCTGTGGCACTTCGTGGGCCGCCGCAGCTGCCACGTGACGAGCCCGACCTGGGTGTCGACCAGGAAGGCGGCCCCTACGGCCAGGCCGCCGAGGTTGTGGATCCCGTCCGCCACGAGGACCAGGTACCCGAGCGGTCCATGTCGAACAAGCGGCCTGTGACAGTGGTGCCAGTGCAGGTACTGCTCGCGGACGAAGAAGCCAGGCTGCCGTCGACGACCTACGACAGCTCGGCCTGGGCAGCGACCGACTGGGGCTGGCCATCCGAGCCGGAGCCGACCGCGCATTCGAGCGTGACGCCGAGACCGATGTCATCCGCGACACAGAGATCGGCGTGGCGGCAGGCGCCGTGATTGGTCTTCTCGCCGGACTGTCCATCGCCGCGGTCGCACTGGTCCAGGCGGCGTGGTCGGGCTGGGCGGCATCCTCGCACTCGGCATGCCCACTGGTCTGGGAGGGCGGTGCTCGGTGGCTTCCTGGGCGACGCCGTCGCGGAACGGTCGTTCACTGAACGTGAGGAACTCGACGACATCCCACTCGAACCCGGCCAAGTCCTCGTGGCGGCGTGCAGCCACGGCCACGCCGAGTCCGTCAAGCAGGTGATGGAACGCCACGGCGGCCAGCTTCTGCTGCGGGCCCAGTGACATCGAGCACTGAGAGAGCACGACCGCCTGGTCGAGCAACGTGCGAGTGCCCCGGCTGCCCCACGGTCGGGCCGCCGCAGGAGACGGCGCGGAACCTGCGCGTCGGGTGGCGCTCGTATGCGTGTGCCATGACCGGTGAGAGCGGGCGGACCGAGACTGCGAGGTCGCGGCCATGGCGAGTTCAGCGGCAGGACGATCAACGTGACGGCGCGCCGCCAACGGCGTCGACGGGCTCGCGAACTGCGCCGGCATCCGCGGCGTCGGGACGGTGGTGAACGTCGATCGGCAGGTGGGACGCAGTCTGGACGTCAACCTCACCGGGCTGTTCACCACGACACGCGCCGTCGCCGCACCGGCGGCCACGAGGCGCTCGCCACCCGGCTGCCATCGGCCATCGGCTTGGCCGCTCCGGCCATCATCGGCGTGGGGTTGGGGGTTGTCCGGCATCGCGATGGCCCGTAGCGTGCGGTCCACGTGCCGTGCGGCGCCGCGCCGCTGACGGGAGGTCCTGCCCACCGATGAGTGGAACCGGTTCGGACGCCGTGACGGGCGGACCGTTGGCCGACCTCCGCGTCATCGAGATGGGCGTCCTGCTCGCCGGACCGTTCTGCGGACAGCTGCTCGGCGACTTCGGCGCCGAGGTCATCAAGGTCGAGCAACCTGGCGTCGGCGACCCGATGCGCGAGTGGGGCCGCGAGAAGCCCCATGGCCAGTCGCTGTGGTGGCCCGTGCTCGCCCGCAACAAGAAGTCGGTCACTGCGAACCTTCGGGACGAGCGCGGCCAGGACCTGGTGCGCCGCCTGGTCGCCGAGTCCGACGTCCTCGTCGAGAACTTCCGCCCCGGCACCCTCGAGCGGTGGGGCCTGGGCTACGACGCGCTGTCGGCCATCAACCCGCGCCTGGTCATGGTGCGCGTCACCGGCTACGGCCAGACTGGGCCGTACGCCCCGCGGGCCGGCTACGGCTCGATCGGTGAGGCGATGGGCGGGCTGCGGTACGTCGTGGGATCGCCCGACCGCCCGCCCAGCCGCGTGGGCATTTCCATCGGCGACTCGCTGGCCGGCGCCTACGCGGCCTACGGCGCGCTGGCCGCCATCCACGCCCGGGAGCGCACGGGCCACGGTCAGGTCGTCGACTCGGCGATCTACGAGGCCGTGCTGGCGATGATGGAGTCACTGGTACCCGAGTACACGGTCGCCGGCTACACGCGGGAGCGGACCGGGTCGATCCTGCCGAACGTCGCGCCGAGCAACGTCTACCCCACTGCCGGCGGCGACCAGATCCTGATCGGCGCCAACCAGGACACCGTCTTCGTGCGCCTCGCCCAGGTGATGGCACAGCCGGAACTGGCGGATGACCCCCGCTACGCGACGCACTCGGCGCGCGGCGAGCACCAGGAGGAGCTCGACGGCCTCATCGCCGGGTGGACCGCCCAGCACGACGCCGATCGCCTCCTGGCCGAACTCGAGGCGCACGGGGTGCCCGCGGGCCGCATCTTCCGCGCCGCCGACATGCTCGACGATCCGCACTTCGCCGCCCGCGACACCATCGTGTCGGTGCCCCACCCGCGGTTCGACGACCTGCGCATGCAGAACGTCGCGCCAAGGCTGTCGGACACGCCCGGCGCGGTGCGGTGGGCCGGGCCCGAGCTGGGTGAGCACAACCCGGAGATCTACGGCGGTCTCCTCGGCCTCGACCAGGCGACGCTGACCGCCCTGCGATCCGACGAGATCATCTGACCGGCAGAAAGGCGCACCGTGACCTACCGACTCGGCGTGGACGTGGGTGGGACGTTCACCGACCTGTTGCTGATCGACGAGGACACGGGCGCGACGTTCCGTGCGAAGACGCCGTCGACGCCGGACGACCCGTCGAGGGGCGTGCTGACGGGGATCGAGAAGCTGACAGCGGACCTCGGCGTGGCGCCCGGCGACCTGGCGCACGTCATGCACGGCACGACCGTGGCGACCAATGCGGTCCTGGAGGGCAAGGGCGCGACCGTCGGCCTGCTGGTCACGACCGGGTACCGGCAGGTGCTGCACATCGCCCGGTCGTTCGTGCCAGGTGGACTTGCAGGCTGGATCATCTGGAACAAGCCGGCACCGCTCGCGGCGCTCGAGCACACCCGGGAGGTCGACGGTCGCATCGACGCCCGCGGCAACGAGGTCACCCCGCTCGACGAGGTCAGCGTCGGCGCGGCACTCGCGGAGCTGGCGGACCGGGGCATCGAGTCCCTGACGATCTCGTTCATCAACGCCTTCGCCAACCCCGACCACGAGCGGCGCACCGCCGAGATCGCGCGGGAGGTGATGGGCGACATCCCGATCTCGCTGTCCAGCGAGATCCTCCCCGAGATCCGGGAGTACGAGCGCACGTTGACCACCGTCGCGAATGCGTACGTACAGCCGCGGGTCTCGTACTACATCGGCAACCTGGAGAAGGAGCTGACCGACCGCGGCGTGACCGCCCGGTTGCACATCCTACGCTCCGACGGCGGTTTGATGTCGACGCAGGCGGCGACGAGCGCCCCGGTGACCATGCTGATGAGCGGACCGGCCGGCGGTGTCGCGGGGGCGCTGTGGATCGCGCGGCACGCGGGCCACACCAACCTGCTGACGCTCGACATGGGTGGCACGTCGACGGACGTGGCGCTCGTAGAGGACGGCCGACCCCGCATCGGACGCGAGACCGAGGTGGGTGACCTCAAGGTGCGCGCGTCGTCGATCGACGTCCGCACGGTCGGTGCGGGCGGCGGGTCGATCGCGCATGTGCCCGAGCTGACGGGCGCGCTGCGGGTCGGCCCCGAATCGGCGGGCGCCGACCCCGGACCGGCGGCATACGGGCGCGGCGGCGAGCAGCCGACTGTCACCGACGCCAACGTGGTCCTCGGCTACCTGCCGCCCAGCCTGCTCGGCGGCGAGATGTCGCTCGATGTCGACGCCGCGACCGCCGCCGTGTCGACCGTCGCCGACGCGCTGGGCGTCGACGTGCGGCAGGCCGCGGCCGGCGTCGTCGACATCGTGAACGAAAACATGTTCGGGGCGCTGCGCCTGGTGTCGATCCAGCAGGGTTACGACCCGCGCGAGTTCGCACTCGTCGCGTTCGGTGGCGCGGGCCCGCTGCACGCCAACGCGCTGGGCCGCCTGATGGGCTCGTGGCCGGTGATCATCCCGCCGTCGCCCGGGGTGCTGTGCGCCTACGGCGACGCGACCACACGCCTGCGCAACGAGGCGGCGCGCACGTTCATCCGCAGGTTCTCGGACACGTCCGACGACGAAGTCACCGGCATCCTGCGCGAGCTGGAGGCCGAGGCCGCCGCCGCGCTGGGTGAAGGTGTCGCGCCAGCGACGCCGGCGGGCGGGGACGACAAGGGCGACGGCCACGAGCGGACCACGACGCGGTTCCAGGTCGACGTCCGCTACCACGGGCAGGGCTTCGAGCTACCGATCGAGGTCGACCTCGACGGGTTCTCGCTTGACCGCGTCGGCGCGGAGTTCGACACCGAGCACGAGCAACTGTTCACCTTCGCCCTCGATGCCGACCACGAGATCGTCAACCTGCGCGCGGTGGTGCTCAGCGGCGAGGCGAAGGTGGACGCCGAGCACATCGACCCGGGCGGCGCCGACCCCTCGGACGCGCAGCAAGGTACGACGACGGTCTACGTCGACGGCGCGGACGCCACGGCGAACCTGTACGAACGGACCGCCTTGCGCGCCGGCAACCGCATCGCCGGCCCGGCGATCGTCACCGAGATGGACTCGACGACCCTGATCCTGCCGGGACACACCGGCGAGGTCGACCGCTTCGGCAACATCATGATCCGCCCCGACGACGGCGACGGCGGAGCGACGCACGCCGACGACGCGACGAGGGAGGCCTAGGCCATGGCGCAGATCATCGAAGCCAACCCCCGTGGGTTCGACCGCGTCGACGTCGACGTCGTCACGATCGACATCATCGAGAACGCCCTTCGCAACGCGCGCTATGAGATGGACGCCGTGCTGTTCCGCACGGCGATGTCGCCCGGCATCCGCGAGCAGCACGACGAGTTCCCGATCATCGCCGACCGCGAGGGCCGGATGGTCGTCGGCCAGTTCGGGTCGTTCATCGGCGGATTCCTCGACACGTACGAGGGCACGGTCGAGGACGGCGACGTGTTCCTGCTGTCCGACCCGTACTCGTGCGACGCGGCGATCAGCCACGCCAACGACTGGCTCGTGCTCATCCCCGTCTACCTCGACGGCGCGCTGGTCGGCTGGGGCGCGATGTTCGGTCACATGACCGACGTGGGCGGCAAGGTGCCCGGCAGCCTGCCGACGGACGCCACCTCGATCTTCGAGGAGGGCGTCGTCATCCCGCCGTTGAAGCTGTACCGGCAGGGTGAGCTGGCAGAGGAGGCGCTGGAGCTGATCCTGCGTCAGGTGCGCATGAAGGAGTGGAACCGCTCCGACCTCAACGCGATCGTGGCCGCGTGTCGCACGGCCGGGCGTCGGGTCGTCGAGCTGTGCGAGCGGTTCGGCCCCGGGGTCTACCTGTCGACCCTGGACGCGCTGCTCGAACGCAACCGGGCGGCGATGGCGCAGCTGATCCAGACCACGATCAGCACCGAGAAGCTGTCGTTCACCGACTACGTGTGCGACGACGGCCGCGGCTACGGACCGTACAAGATCCACTGCACGATGTGGCGGGAGGGCGAGAAGGTCGTCCTCGACTTCGAGGGCACCGATCCGCAGGCCGAGGGGTCGATCAACTTCTACCTGAACGAGAACATGTTCAGGATGTTCTTCGGCATCTACATGATCATGGTCTTCGACCCGCAGATCCTGTGGAACGACGGCTTCTACCCGCTGGTCGACGTGCGGATCCCCGAGGGCACGCTGCTCAAGCCGAGGTACCCGGCCGCGTTGTCGTGCCGGACCCACGCATTGGGTCGGATCTTCGACGTCCTGGGCGCGCTGCTGGGTCAGCGCCAGCCGGAGTTCCTGAATGCGGCGGGGTTCTCGTCGTCACCGCACCTGATGTACTCGGGCTACGACAAGCGCGGCGAGTGGTTCCAGCTGTACCAGATCGGCTTCGGCGGGATCCCCGGCCGGCCGTTCGGCGACGGACCCGACGGGCACTCGCTGTGGCCCTCGTTCACCAACGTGCCCAACGAGTTCCTCGAGGCCTACTTCCCCCTGCGCATAGATCACTACGAGACCGTCGCCGACTCCGGCGGTCCGGGCAAGCACCGCGGGGGCAACGGCATCGAGATGGTCTACCGCTTCCTGGAGCCGGGCGAGGTGTCGATCCACGACGATCGCTGGTTGACCTACCCGTGGGGCGTGAACGGCGGGTTGCCCGGCGGACGGTCGCGCAAGGTCCTCGAGCGTGTCGACGGCACCCGCGAGGTCCTGCCGAGCAAGTGCGACCGGATCCAGGTCGCCGAGGGCGACGCGCTGCACTACATCACCTGGGGCGGGGGCGGCTGGGGCGACCCGCTCGAACGCGACCCCGAACTGGTCGCCGCGGAGGTCGACCGGGGCCTGGTCACCGTCGAGGGCGCGCGCCGCTACGGCGTGGTGCTCACCGACGACGCCGCGGGCGGACGTCGTCCGGCGGTCGACGAAACGGCGACGGCCGACCTGCGCGGGCAGATGCGCGCCGAGCGGGGCGACACCGACGTCTTCGACTTCGGCGGCACGGTCGACGACCTCAGGCGACGCAGCCGGGACGAGACCGGCCTGCCGGCGCCCGAGCCACCACAGTTCGGCCACATGGGCTCGCGGTAGACCGGACTGCCGCGATCGAGCCGCGGCAGCGAACTGGCCGAGATCGGCCCGCCCAGCGACCACCTCGGCTGGCTGGCCGGCACACCCGCGAGCCGTCCGGCGGCGGCCCCGGACCCTGACGTGTCAGGTGACCGGCACGGCGGTGTACGGTCGCACGGTCCATCTGCGTGGACGCGGTGGGACGTCCCCGGCGAAAGGTGACTGTCGTGCAGCCGATTTCGACGACCGACGAGTGGGCGGCGCTGTCCGCGCACGCCGGCGCGACGCAGTTCGACCTGCGCGACCTGTTCTCCGACGATCCGGCGCGCGGCACCCGGTTGACCGCCGAGGCCGGCGACCTGTACGTGGACTACTCGAAGAACCTCGTGACCGACGAGACGATGCGCCTGCTGATCGCACTGGGCGAGCGCGCCGGGCTGTCGGCACGCATCGCTGCGATGCGCGGAGGCGAGCACCTCAACATCACCGAGGATCGCGCGGTGCTGCACGCCGCGCTCCGTCTGCCACGCGACGCGCCGCTCCATGTCGACGGACAGGACGTCGTGGCCGACGTCCACGCCGTGCTCGACCAGATGGCCGAGTTCAGCGACGCCGTGCGTGACGGTCGGTGGACCGGCCATACGGGCGCCCCCGTCGGGACGGT from Euzebyales bacterium carries:
- a CDS encoding hydroxymethylglutaryl-CoA lyase; protein product: MRQIEIVEVGPRDGLQNTDTMLDTATKVSLIERMLDAGAHRIEATSFVHPKHVPQMADAEDVMAAVPRDRGASYIGLVLNDRGLDRALQAQVDEVNVVVVATETFSRRNQGVGVDDMLASWERIAARAITAGVRTSVTLSASFGCPFEGEVDPGRVAAIAARVADSGPDEIALADTIGVAVPPQVTDLIGRVTERVGGTDLRCHFHNTRNTGFANVVAALDAGVGALDASVGGIGGCPFAPAATGNIATEDLIYLLDRMGVVHGLHLTDVSAVAEWVGEQLGTTVPGLLSRAGPFPDAA
- a CDS encoding hydantoinase B/oxoprolinase family protein, giving the protein MAQIIEANPRGFDRVDVDVVTIDIIENALRNARYEMDAVLFRTAMSPGIREQHDEFPIIADREGRMVVGQFGSFIGGFLDTYEGTVEDGDVFLLSDPYSCDAAISHANDWLVLIPVYLDGALVGWGAMFGHMTDVGGKVPGSLPTDATSIFEEGVVIPPLKLYRQGELAEEALELILRQVRMKEWNRSDLNAIVAACRTAGRRVVELCERFGPGVYLSTLDALLERNRAAMAQLIQTTISTEKLSFTDYVCDDGRGYGPYKIHCTMWREGEKVVLDFEGTDPQAEGSINFYLNENMFRMFFGIYMIMVFDPQILWNDGFYPLVDVRIPEGTLLKPRYPAALSCRTHALGRIFDVLGALLGQRQPEFLNAAGFSSSPHLMYSGYDKRGEWFQLYQIGFGGIPGRPFGDGPDGHSLWPSFTNVPNEFLEAYFPLRIDHYETVADSGGPGKHRGGNGIEMVYRFLEPGEVSIHDDRWLTYPWGVNGGLPGGRSRKVLERVDGTREVLPSKCDRIQVAEGDALHYITWGGGGWGDPLERDPELVAAEVDRGLVTVEGARRYGVVLTDDAAGGRRPAVDETATADLRGQMRAERGDTDVFDFGGTVDDLRRRSRDETGLPAPEPPQFGHMGSR
- a CDS encoding ZIP family metal transporter; its protein translation is MAAAAAHEVPQELGDFGILVHAGWSRSRALLFNFASALTFLVGGLLAYALAGRVQVVWLLPFAAGNFLYISAADLIPELTKHPGGARKGSLTFTFVLGLAVLLIVALIV
- a CDS encoding amidohydrolase family protein; protein product: MPAFWRALGLPGAIDLHVHFMPERVLRKVWAFFDGVDVHGAPWAIRYRGDESARVARLRALGVRRFGALAYAHRPGMAAWLNGWLADFAAKVPDAVHCATFHAEPDVDAYVADALEAGARLWKVHLQVGGFDPRAKVLRPVWRRLSDAGAPVVVHAGSGPQPGAHTGPSVFIEVLEAHPDLTVIVAHMGLPEYDAFLDLADRFGGVHLDTTMVFTRFIERVAPFPPRLVPRLAEHADRIVLGSDFPNIPYSYAHQVDALARLGLGADWLRAVCWHNPARLIGWSP
- a CDS encoding CoA transferase, which gives rise to MSGTGSDAVTGGPLADLRVIEMGVLLAGPFCGQLLGDFGAEVIKVEQPGVGDPMREWGREKPHGQSLWWPVLARNKKSVTANLRDERGQDLVRRLVAESDVLVENFRPGTLERWGLGYDALSAINPRLVMVRVTGYGQTGPYAPRAGYGSIGEAMGGLRYVVGSPDRPPSRVGISIGDSLAGAYAAYGALAAIHARERTGHGQVVDSAIYEAVLAMMESLVPEYTVAGYTRERTGSILPNVAPSNVYPTAGGDQILIGANQDTVFVRLAQVMAQPELADDPRYATHSARGEHQEELDGLIAGWTAQHDADRLLAELEAHGVPAGRIFRAADMLDDPHFAARDTIVSVPHPRFDDLRMQNVAPRLSDTPGAVRWAGPELGEHNPEIYGGLLGLDQATLTALRSDEII
- a CDS encoding hydantoinase/oxoprolinase family protein; this translates as MTYRLGVDVGGTFTDLLLIDEDTGATFRAKTPSTPDDPSRGVLTGIEKLTADLGVAPGDLAHVMHGTTVATNAVLEGKGATVGLLVTTGYRQVLHIARSFVPGGLAGWIIWNKPAPLAALEHTREVDGRIDARGNEVTPLDEVSVGAALAELADRGIESLTISFINAFANPDHERRTAEIAREVMGDIPISLSSEILPEIREYERTLTTVANAYVQPRVSYYIGNLEKELTDRGVTARLHILRSDGGLMSTQAATSAPVTMLMSGPAGGVAGALWIARHAGHTNLLTLDMGGTSTDVALVEDGRPRIGRETEVGDLKVRASSIDVRTVGAGGGSIAHVPELTGALRVGPESAGADPGPAAYGRGGEQPTVTDANVVLGYLPPSLLGGEMSLDVDAATAAVSTVADALGVDVRQAAAGVVDIVNENMFGALRLVSIQQGYDPREFALVAFGGAGPLHANALGRLMGSWPVIIPPSPGVLCAYGDATTRLRNEAARTFIRRFSDTSDDEVTGILRELEAEAAAALGEGVAPATPAGGDDKGDGHERTTTRFQVDVRYHGQGFELPIEVDLDGFSLDRVGAEFDTEHEQLFTFALDADHEIVNLRAVVLSGEAKVDAEHIDPGGADPSDAQQGTTTVYVDGADATANLYERTALRAGNRIAGPAIVTEMDSTTLILPGHTGEVDRFGNIMIRPDDGDGGATHADDATREA